A stretch of the Capsicum annuum cultivar UCD-10X-F1 chromosome 8, UCD10Xv1.1, whole genome shotgun sequence genome encodes the following:
- the LOC107840270 gene encoding thioredoxin M3, chloroplastic — protein sequence MATCASSATLYSNAPSSLSRSLSLQYSQLCNLPYKFNQYQNVRIGLSFEHNKGFGTWKACSPSPLRVFCLRDIKAPAVTTKSWEKLILRSDTPVLVEFHATWCGPCQMVHRVIDEIAAEYSGRLKCYVLDADKESKVAENYDIKAVPVVILFKNGEKFESVIGTMPKEFYVAAIERLLAT from the exons ATGGCTACGTGTGCTAGCTCTGCTACTCTTTACTCCAACGCTCCGTCTTCTCTCTCACGCTCTTTGTCTCTGCAGTATTCTCAGCTCTGTAACTTGCCGTACAAGTTTAATCAGTACCAAAATGTTCGAATCGGTCTCTCATTTGAGCACAATAAGGGATTTGGAACATGGAAAGCCTGTTCTCCTTCGCCTTTGCGAGTTTTCTGCCTCCGCGATATCAAAG CTCCAGCAGTCACTACTAAGTCTTGGGAGAAATTGATACTGAGAAGTGATACTCCTGTTCTTGTTGAATTTCATGCCACTTGGTGTGGCCCCTGCCAGATGGTTCATCGGGTAATTGATGAGATTGCAGCTGAGTATTCAGGGAGATTAAAATGCTATGTACTCGATGCGGATAAAGAATCAAAAGTTGCTGAGAACTATGATATCAAGGCTGTTCCTGTGGTGATACTGTTCAAGAATGGAGAGAAATTTGAGTCTGTCATTGGAACAATGCCCAAGGAGTTCTATGTGGCTGCCATTGAAAGGCTTCTAGCTACTTAG